The following nucleotide sequence is from Candidatus Flexicrinis affinis.
GATGTAGATCCCGGCAAGTACCGGCAGGATCAGCGTGTACCACCACGCGATCCAATCCGCGCCGCCGGGAGTCGAGTATGCGACAAGGTGAAAAATGCCATACCACAGCGCGGTGATCAAGAAGCCCTGCACCGGGCCAAGCGTCGCGCGCAGTGCCGGATAAGCCACGCCTCTGAACACCAATCCTTCGGCCACGGGCTGAAACACAACCATCAGAAGACCGGCCAGAATCCACGTCGGGATCGCGTCGCCGCCAAACGGAAGCGGAAATGGGTTGAACAGCGGCGTGAACTCGGCGACAACCGAAGGCGTACCGGTCGCAAGCAGGCTGACCAGATCCAGCGCCGCACCCGCGCCGAAACTCAACAGCAGGATTAGCGGCCATCGTCCGATCGCCTGCGTAATCCCGAGTGCGGCGCCGTCCTGCGCAGTGCGGTTGCGCGTCAGCGTCAGATACAGCGCGATCAGGGTCAGGCCGATCACCCACGCGAGCACGACCCGGAACGGCGTCTGTTCACCGAACAGCGTCACGATCGTCGTGCCGATAATCACAGCCGCGAACGCCCCGATCGTAATGAGCGCGGCATAGATCACCGACCATGGCGGAGGCTGCTGCGGCCGGGCAATTGCCACCAAAATCTGACGGATCATCAAGTTACTCCTGCTCGTCCTTCACGACCGATAGCGTACCCGAACCGCGAACCGCCCGCAATCGCGGTCACAGTCCACTCATTCCGGTGTGCTATCCTCAATCCTTTGTGAATTACCCTAAAGTGCCACCGGCATGCTCCGGCGGCGCTCGCACGACAGAAGGAGTCGCAATGTTCGAACAGCTTCCCGGCTTGTCCAGTCTCTCCCCGGAAATCCGCGAGATCGTGCTCCGGGTGCTGGCCGTCATTATCGTCGTCATTCTGATCTACTTCTCACGCCGCCTCGTGACATTCGCCGTGCTGGCCCCGTTCAAACGATTGGCGGGCCGTACCAACTCTCAGACGCCAGAGAAACTCGCCGACATCGTCGGCGGGCCTGTCCGGTTGGTGCTGGTCGCGGCGGCGCTGCTCGTCACCGCCCGCATTGTCGTGCCCGGCGACGCTGTATTCAACGGCCTCGCGCAGTCCGTTTCGCGGATATTCATCCTGATCGGCGTGCTGCTGCTGGTCTACCGCTCGATCGACATCATACTTCCTACCAGCACGCACCTCGCGACGCTGACCGGCATTGTCATACAGGATCGGCTACTGCCATTCATCCGCGTCGGGATGAAGATCTTTATCATCGCGTTCGGCGGCGTGATCATCCTGCAAGAGTTTGGCTACGATGTCACTGGCTTGATTGCCGGCCTCGGTGTCGGCGGTTTGGCGCTATCGCTCGCCGCGCAGGATACGGTGGCGAACTTGTTCGGATTTGCGTCAATCATCGGTGACAGCCCTTTCTCGGTCGGTGACTACATCCGAACGCCGGACGTCGAGGGGATCGTCGAGCACGTCGGCGTGCGATCCACGCGCGTGCGTCAGCTTGATCAAACGCTGATCACGATCCCGAACAACGTACTTGCCAACAGCGCGATCAGCAATTTTTCGCGTATGCCCCGCCGCCGCATCGACTTCACCGTAGGCGTGACGTATCGCACGACTGCCGCTCAGATGCGTGTGCTGCTCGAACGTCTGCGGGCAATGCTCAAGGAGTGGCCCAGCGCCGACCCGTCCACCGTGCAGGTCTACTTTTCGAAGTTCAATGACAGCTCGCTCGACGTTCTCGTACGCTGCTATGTGCGCAAGCTCACGTGGGACGAGATGATGACCGAAAACGAGGCGATCATGCTGGGAGTCATGGAGATCGTGGAAGAACTTGGCTTGAGCATCGCCTTCCCGACGCGTTCGCTCGTCTTCGAGCCGGACGCGCGTGTCGTCGCGGCGCTCGATCGCGGTGAGTCATCCGGTGACGACCGTCAGCCGGATGAGGGTTAGTTGTCGTCGGAAATGAAGACCTGCCACGGCGACTGCTGCATCGCCGCGTCGCCCACCCCGTAGTAAATCCGAAGCGCTCCGTCCGGCCCGCGTTGGGCGAGGTCGTAACGCGTATCGCCCTTGCTGTTGTAGCGGCGCACCAGCCCGACCTCGCCGGCCCACTGCACCGAGTCTTCGGTGACAGGCTCGGACTCGGCCTGCTTGATCGCGTAATGCCACAACAGGCGCGACGAACTGCGTGTCACGTTGCGCACGATGTTGCCGTTTCTAAGGTCGCGCATCGCGTAGTATATGGTGCCGTCGCGCTCCTCGGTCGAGACGATCTCAACACCGGCGCGAGGCGGTTCGACCAGCTCCTGCGCGGGCGTGGCGGGCGGCGCAACGACCAGAGCGGGCACCTCGGCGGTGACTGTTGCGGTGGGCTGCTGCTCTTGGTCGGACCCGCTGCGCAGCGCCAACCCTTGCGTCACGAGCGTCACGATTTCGTCGCGCCAGGCGAGATTCGTCTCGGCTTCGTCGCGGACGTAGATCTTGCTGTGCTCGATCGCGTACGGGCGCTCTTCGCCAAACGGCACCTGAATGCGCACCACTGGCTTGCCCTGCGTTTCCTGCACGTCCATCTCGACGGCAATCTCCGGCGCGATGGCTTTGCGGATCTCGCGTTCCAACAGCTCCATCGTCGCACGCGCATCGGAGACGCCTGCCGGAGCCTTCTTCTTGTCCGCGCCGACGCCGACGTAGATCGTCCCGCCGTTGGTGTTGGCGAACGCGCACACGTCCCGAATCACGGCGGCCAATGCGCCGTTCTTGCGCTCGCAGGACTC
It contains:
- a CDS encoding CPBP family intramembrane metalloprotease, which produces MIRQILVAIARPQQPPPWSVIYAALITIGAFAAVIIGTTIVTLFGEQTPFRVVLAWVIGLTLIALYLTLTRNRTAQDGAALGITQAIGRWPLILLLSFGAGAALDLVSLLATGTPSVVAEFTPLFNPFPLPFGGDAIPTWILAGLLMVVFQPVAEGLVFRGVAYPALRATLGPVQGFLITALWYGIFHLVAYSTPGGADWIAWWYTLILPVLAGIYIGAVRAVTGSTRASMFAQAGLGMFFFVRALTLVG
- a CDS encoding mechanosensitive ion channel family protein codes for the protein MFEQLPGLSSLSPEIREIVLRVLAVIIVVILIYFSRRLVTFAVLAPFKRLAGRTNSQTPEKLADIVGGPVRLVLVAAALLVTARIVVPGDAVFNGLAQSVSRIFILIGVLLLVYRSIDIILPTSTHLATLTGIVIQDRLLPFIRVGMKIFIIAFGGVIILQEFGYDVTGLIAGLGVGGLALSLAAQDTVANLFGFASIIGDSPFSVGDYIRTPDVEGIVEHVGVRSTRVRQLDQTLITIPNNVLANSAISNFSRMPRRRIDFTVGVTYRTTAAQMRVLLERLRAMLKEWPSADPSTVQVYFSKFNDSSLDVLVRCYVRKLTWDEMMTENEAIMLGVMEIVEELGLSIAFPTRSLVFEPDARVVAALDRGESSGDDRQPDEG